One Elephas maximus indicus isolate mEleMax1 chromosome 18, mEleMax1 primary haplotype, whole genome shotgun sequence genomic region harbors:
- the G0S2 gene encoding G0/G1 switch protein 2, translating to METVQELIPLAKELMAQKPKGKLVKLYVLGSLLAFFGVVLGIVETVCSPFTAASRLRDEEAAVASLQAARERQALRRQALLEKDKQPESVRCSRGFSHRQHAS from the coding sequence ATGGAGACGGTCCAGGAGTTGATTCCTCTGGCCAAGGAGTTGATGGCCCAGAAGCCCAAGGGGAAGCTGGTGAAGCTGTACGTGCTGGGCAGCTTGCTGGCCTTCTTCGGAGTGGTGCTCGGCATAGTGGAGACCGTGTGCAGCCCCTTCACGGCCGCCAGCCGCCTGCGGGACGAGGAAGCCGCCGTGGCCTCTCTGCAGGCCGCCCGGGAGCGACAGGCCCTGCGGAGGCAGGCGCTGCTGGAAAAAGACAAGCAGCCGGAGTCCGTACGCTGCAGCCGGGGCTTCTCCCACAGGCAGCACGCCTCCTAG